The proteins below are encoded in one region of Desulfurellaceae bacterium:
- the hemB gene encoding porphobilinogen synthase: protein MAFPTHRPRRLRRTEPLRRMVRETQLSVNDLIMPLFIVPGSGVSNPISSMPGIAQLSIDRAVEECKQIRDLGVPGVILFGIPDHKDALGSDAYADDGIIQRTLATLKEAVPGLLLLTDVCFCEYTDHGHCGIVKAQDVDNDATLDILAKEAVSHARAGADIVAPSDMMDGRVGVIRQALDAEGFPHIPILAYAAKFASGFYGPFREAAESTPQ, encoded by the coding sequence ATGGCCTTTCCGACCCACCGCCCGCGTCGTCTGCGGCGTACCGAGCCGCTGCGGCGCATGGTGCGAGAAACCCAACTCAGCGTCAACGACCTCATCATGCCGCTGTTTATCGTGCCCGGCTCCGGGGTGAGCAATCCGATCAGCTCCATGCCGGGCATTGCCCAGCTGTCGATTGACCGGGCGGTTGAAGAATGCAAACAGATTCGGGATTTGGGCGTCCCCGGTGTCATTCTGTTCGGCATTCCCGACCACAAGGATGCCCTCGGCTCGGACGCCTACGCCGATGACGGCATCATTCAGCGCACCCTGGCCACGCTCAAGGAAGCGGTGCCGGGCCTGCTGTTGCTGACCGATGTGTGCTTTTGCGAATACACCGACCACGGCCACTGCGGAATCGTCAAGGCCCAGGACGTGGATAACGACGCCACCCTGGACATCCTGGCCAAAGAGGCCGTGTCCCACGCCCGGGCCGGCGCCGACATTGTGGCCCCGTCGGACATGATGGACGGCCGGGTGGGCGTCATTCGTCAGGCGCTCGACGCCGAGGGCTTCCCCCATATTCCGATTCTGGCCTACGCCGCCAAGTTTGCCTCCGGCTTTTACGGGCCGTTTCGGGAAGCGGCCGAATCGACCCCGCAGTT